Proteins from a single region of Catenulispora acidiphila DSM 44928:
- a CDS encoding family 2B encapsulin nanocompartment shell protein: MTITPDRTAEQAPEDPAATDSPLSLSTDAARNLATTTKTQPQMRGITSRWLLRRLPWEEVSGGTYRVNRRLSLAVGRGRVAVVQSGADDIRIVPETLREIPVMRGFADDAVLAELAGLFTPRDFAPGEVIAEAGHPVDEVFILAHGRVERSTIGAYGEPTLLGVLTDGAHLGDEVLLQADPLWSATVKATTAGTLLAMPMADFARIREGNADLREHIDAFVARTDRAVNSKGEAVVDVTSGHEGEVELAGTYVDYELSPREYQLSLTQTILRVHSRVADLYNDPMDQVKEQLRLTIEEIRERQEWELLNNREFGLLHNTDYDQRISTWSGPPTPDDMDDLLAMRRSTTMFLAHPKAIAAFGRECSKRGLYPDPVLIDGHAVPAWRGVPIYPCGKIGVADGHTSSIVAMRLGREQQGVVGLRQTGIPDEYEPGLNVRFMGITDKAIIKYLVTAYYSTAVLVPDAIGILENVDVAAPRG, encoded by the coding sequence ATGACGATCACTCCGGACCGCACCGCCGAGCAAGCGCCCGAGGATCCCGCCGCCACGGACTCGCCGCTGTCCCTGAGTACTGATGCGGCCCGCAATCTGGCCACCACCACCAAGACGCAGCCGCAGATGCGCGGCATCACCTCCCGCTGGCTGCTGCGGCGCCTGCCGTGGGAGGAGGTCTCCGGCGGCACGTACCGGGTGAACCGGCGGCTGAGCCTGGCGGTGGGCCGGGGGCGGGTGGCGGTGGTGCAAAGCGGCGCCGACGACATCCGGATCGTGCCGGAGACGCTGCGGGAGATCCCGGTGATGCGCGGGTTCGCCGACGACGCGGTGCTGGCCGAGCTGGCCGGGTTGTTCACGCCGCGGGACTTCGCCCCCGGCGAGGTCATCGCCGAGGCCGGGCATCCGGTCGACGAGGTGTTCATCCTGGCGCACGGCCGGGTGGAGCGCAGCACCATCGGCGCCTATGGCGAGCCGACGCTGCTGGGCGTCCTCACCGACGGCGCGCACCTGGGAGATGAGGTGCTGCTGCAGGCCGATCCGCTGTGGAGCGCCACGGTGAAGGCCACCACCGCCGGCACGCTGCTGGCGATGCCGATGGCTGACTTCGCCCGCATCCGCGAGGGCAACGCCGACCTGCGGGAGCACATCGACGCCTTCGTGGCCCGCACCGACCGTGCGGTGAACTCCAAAGGCGAAGCGGTCGTGGACGTCACCTCCGGACACGAAGGAGAGGTCGAACTCGCCGGCACCTACGTGGACTACGAGCTGTCCCCGCGCGAGTATCAGCTGTCGTTGACGCAGACGATCCTGCGGGTCCACTCCCGCGTCGCCGACCTCTACAACGACCCGATGGACCAGGTCAAAGAGCAGCTGCGGCTGACGATCGAGGAGATCCGGGAGCGGCAGGAGTGGGAGCTGCTGAACAACCGGGAGTTCGGGCTGCTGCACAACACCGACTACGACCAGCGGATCAGCACCTGGTCCGGGCCGCCGACCCCGGATGACATGGACGACCTGTTGGCGATGCGCCGCAGTACCACCATGTTCCTGGCACACCCCAAGGCGATCGCGGCGTTCGGCCGCGAGTGCAGCAAACGCGGCCTGTACCCGGACCCGGTGCTCATCGACGGACACGCGGTCCCGGCGTGGCGCGGCGTCCCGATCTACCCCTGCGGCAAGATCGGCGTCGCCGACGGCCACACCTCCTCCATCGTGGCGATGCGCCTGGGCCGGGAACAGCAGGGCGTGGTCGGGCTGCGGCAGACCGGCATCCCGGATGAGTACGAACCGGGCCTGAACGTCCGGTTCATGGGGATCACCGACAAGGCGATCATCAAATACCTGGTCACCGCGTACTACTCGACCGCGGTCCTGGTGCCCGACGCCATCGGGATCCTGGAGAACGTCGACGTCGCGGCACCGCGCGGCTGA